A portion of the Calothrix sp. 336/3 genome contains these proteins:
- a CDS encoding photosystem I reaction center subunit II PsaD, whose translation MTTLSGQTPSFAGSTGGLLKKAEEEEKYAITWTSPKEQVFELPTGGAAVMKSGENLLYIARKEYGIALGAQFRKMKITDYKIYRILPGGATTMIHPADGVFPEKVNAGRAQVRYVDRSIGKNPSPSKVKFSGVATYDAPNP comes from the coding sequence ATGACTACACTTTCTGGACAAACTCCATCCTTTGCTGGTAGCACTGGCGGTTTGCTGAAAAAAGCTGAGGAAGAGGAAAAGTACGCAATTACTTGGACTAGCCCCAAAGAGCAAGTTTTTGAACTGCCAACTGGCGGTGCTGCTGTCATGAAGTCAGGGGAGAACTTGCTATATATCGCTCGTAAAGAGTACGGTATCGCCTTGGGCGCTCAATTCCGGAAAATGAAAATAACAGACTATAAAATTTACCGGATTCTTCCCGGTGGTGCTACCACCATGATTCACCCTGCTGATGGTGTCTTCCCAGAAAAAGTTAACGCAGGTCGCGCACAAGTACGTTACGTAGACCGTAGCATCGGCAAAAATCCCAGCCCCTCTAAAGTGAAATTTAGTGGTGTTGCTACCTACGATGCGCCCAACCCATAG
- the trpE gene encoding anthranilate synthase component I has protein sequence MISPDFSQFSELAKSGNFVPVYQEWVADLDTPVSAWYKVCAGEPYSFLLESVEGGEKIGRYSLLGCNPLWVLEARGDGSNGTYRTIQTHRDGSQLIFTGDPFTALGDCLAPYKPVKLPQLPPGIGGLFGFWGYELIQWIEPSVSIHPQDERNLPDGLWMQVDHLLVFDQVKRKIWAIAYADLRDPQVDLQLAYQKACDRVWQMVEKLSVPISPENTILSWKSPGSRTATTTEGYESNFTQEEFCQSVSKAKEYIKAGDIFQVVISQRLSTEYQGDPFALYRSLRQINPSPYMAYFHFQDWQIIGSSPEVMVKAESDPEGGIIATVRPIAGTRPRGKTPQEDAAFAADLLQDPKEIAEHVMLVDLGRNDLGRVCDSGSVRVDELMVIERYSHVMHIVSNVVGKLAPVKTAWDLLKACFPAGTVSGAPKIRAMQIIHELEPSRRGVYSGVYGYYDFEGQLNTAIAIRTMVVRNGQVSVQAGAGLVADSVPESEYQETLNKARGLLEAIRCLR, from the coding sequence ATGATTTCCCCCGACTTTTCACAATTTTCGGAACTAGCAAAAAGTGGTAACTTTGTACCTGTGTATCAGGAATGGGTAGCTGATTTAGATACGCCCGTTTCGGCTTGGTATAAGGTTTGTGCTGGAGAACCCTATAGCTTTTTGTTGGAATCAGTGGAAGGTGGGGAAAAAATTGGGCGTTATAGTTTATTGGGTTGTAATCCCCTATGGGTGCTGGAAGCGAGGGGGGATGGGTCTAACGGGACATACCGGACTATTCAGACTCACCGTGATGGTTCCCAGTTAATTTTTACAGGCGACCCTTTTACAGCCTTGGGTGACTGTTTGGCTCCCTATAAACCAGTCAAGTTACCCCAACTACCACCGGGAATTGGTGGATTGTTCGGCTTTTGGGGCTATGAGTTGATTCAGTGGATTGAGCCAAGTGTCTCGATTCATCCTCAGGATGAGCGGAATCTGCCTGATGGTTTATGGATGCAGGTTGACCATTTATTGGTATTTGACCAAGTAAAGCGGAAAATTTGGGCGATCGCCTACGCTGATTTACGTGACCCCCAAGTGGATTTACAATTGGCATACCAAAAAGCTTGCGATCGCGTCTGGCAGATGGTAGAAAAACTCTCTGTACCGATTTCACCGGAAAATACGATTCTCAGTTGGAAATCTCCGGGAAGTCGAACCGCAACGACAACAGAGGGTTATGAAAGTAATTTTACCCAGGAAGAATTTTGTCAGAGCGTCAGCAAAGCCAAAGAATATATTAAAGCTGGTGATATCTTTCAGGTAGTTATCTCTCAGCGTCTGTCTACAGAATATCAAGGTGACCCCTTTGCTCTCTATCGCTCCCTGCGACAAATCAATCCTTCCCCCTACATGGCTTATTTTCACTTCCAGGACTGGCAAATCATCGGTTCGAGTCCGGAGGTGATGGTGAAGGCAGAATCTGACCCAGAGGGGGGAATAATTGCCACAGTGCGCCCCATTGCAGGGACTCGTCCTCGGGGGAAAACACCTCAGGAAGATGCCGCATTTGCCGCAGATTTGCTCCAAGACCCCAAGGAAATCGCCGAACACGTCATGTTAGTAGATTTGGGACGTAATGATTTAGGTCGGGTCTGTGATAGTGGTAGTGTACGGGTGGATGAGTTAATGGTGATTGAGCGCTATTCCCATGTGATGCATATTGTCAGTAATGTTGTGGGTAAATTAGCACCCGTGAAAACTGCCTGGGATTTATTGAAAGCTTGTTTTCCTGCGGGGACGGTGAGTGGAGCGCCGAAAATCCGCGCTATGCAAATTATCCATGAATTAGAACCGAGTCGCCGAGGAGTCTATTCTGGTGTCTATGGATACTATGATTTTGAAGGACAATTAAATACAGCGATCGCCATTCGTACTATGGTTGTACGTAATGGTCAAGTGAGTGTGCAAGCAGGAGCAGGGTTAGTTGCGGATTCCGTACCAGAAAGTGAGTATCAGGAGACTTTAAATAAAGCCAGAGGTTTATTAGAAGCTATTCGCTGTTTACGTTGA